gcCCGGGATTCGGAAATTGGGGTGTCAGGCAAGCAGAGAAGGCTCGGCGGCCTCCGGGTGCCTGCCTCTGCTGACCTCCCCACGGGGGCTGGCGCTGGACTACAGCCCAGCCTCAGGCTGGAGCCACACAGCGCTGGCCACACAGAGCCCTTAAATAGAACCTCCAGGGGAGGACAAACATTCCAAGAGCTTTAAAAACGCCCCAAGCATGACCTGGCCGGAGGCCTCCGCTCCCCCAGACATTTTTTCTGGTCCTGGCCCTATTCTGGAAATAATATTAATAGCTCGGTTAGGAGCTTACGGTGTGCAAAGTAAGTGATGGCCTTGAAGGGCAGGAACGATTACTGCTCCCATTcttcagatgagaacactgaggccccAGAAGCTCCCAAGCTACCAGTCCGTCTAGTGGGGGGCTCTCTGCTCTGCCGTCCCCGCCGGGTGGGGCTTACACAGCAGGACAAGAATGAGCCCCCCACGgggcggctgccagctgccgcgTCGGTTCCGACAGACGCCTCCAGACAAGGCGACGCCCCCAGGAGGCTCCCGGGATCCGCTCGCTCCAGCAACGCCCTGATCTTTTGCGAAGAGTTTAACCAACTCCCAGTTCTCAGCCTCTATTTGGTACATGAGACCCCGTGCGGCAGCCAAGGATaactttcctcttttattttaaaagataaaggacAACGGGGCTAATTTCTCCCTTGGGAGATAAAAGCTGGCAGGTGAGGTGCGGCGCGTCTCCGTTTCCTAGAAGTTGTGCTTCGGTGCAAATCGCAGAACCAGGCGGCGGAGGGGGCGGGACCCGCGGGAGCCGCCCGGGGCCCCAGGACCCGGGAGTGGGGCTCCGCTGCCcgaaggggggaggcgggggggggggggaccttctGAGCTGGGTCTGCGGTCCTGCTTTCCGTGCCCACAGCCCGGTCGGGTTGCCCACCGCGCCGGCGGAGACTGGGGAAGCGCAGGGTCCGGGGCGTTGAGTGAAACGCGAAGGGCACCCCAGGGATTCCTGCACTGTCCCACCCTCCCCGTCAGAGCGGAGCCTGGGACCCCCGGCCCTGACCGACCCACAGccgcctcccttctctccctcccaggcGCCCAGGCACAGGGCCCTCTGGGGCGCACGGCGCGGGGCAGCGCTCACTGTTTGAACTTGCTCTCCAGGTCCTTGATGAGGCGGCGGCTGAACTCCGGGAACTCGGTGTAGGGGTTGAAGACCTTGCAGCGGCGGGGCCGCGCCGCGCCCTCGTTGATGTTCAGCCGTCGGCTCAGCTGCGCGCTCAGCTCGGCGTCGGCGCTGGCAGCGGGCGTCCCGGCGGGCGGCTCGGGCTCCGGCTCCGGGGCCGCGGCGGCGAGGGATGCGGGCTCCGGGCAGCCGTCCGGAGCGCCCTCCCGCTGCAGTCTCCGCTGCAGCTTGCGCGCCAACTCCTCGCTGGACATAGCGGCGTATCCGGGACGCGGGGACTCGGGACCCGGCGCGGGGACTGGGCGGGCGTCGCGCTTCTCGCAGGCTCGCGGCTCGGCAGCACTCTGCCCGGGCGGCGGGGACCGGCGGTTGGGTGGAACTGCTGGCGAGGGACGGGGAGCGCAGGGCGGAGCCGAGGCTTTAAGGAGGCGCCAGGGCTTGGGGACCGCCCGCCTCGCCCGAGGCCGCAGGTGTCTGCGCGTCCCGGGACCTCGGCCCGCTCCCGGCTCCCTGAGGCTGCGGACCTCTGACCATCTCTGACCTCGCTGCCCACGCCCGCTCCGGGGGAGCCCGGGGACCCTGAGGTCCGGGGAGGAACGGCAACGGGAAAGTTTCACGACCGTTCGGGCggttcccttctcttccccccgaAGTGCCCCAACTGGAGGCGCTCGCGGCCCAGGACAGGCTGGGGGTCGGGGGAGCCAAGCGCCCCCGGGTATCACCCACAGGCCCCCACGACTCCGGGTGACACCCCTCCCATCGGTTCGGAGGTTTGAGGGTGGGAGGCGCCCGCAGGGAGCGCGGGGCGGGGGAGCTGCTTTTCGAACACGCATTGAAAAGAAATGTTTGCAAAACAAAACTAGACGTACTGCAAACagataaacaaacagaaaagagaacaagGAGCAAGAGGGAACTCGTGGCTGCCCTGCAGGTAAGAGACCAGCGCAGCTCCAGGGGCTCCGGCTTCTTCTGGGATCCgctcagaaggaaaagaaagacactCGAAAATAAATAATTCCGCATGTTTAACAAGAGGGCAAAACAAGTACAGTCGTCATTCTCCCCAAGGAAGGCTGATGCGGGTGGCAGTTACATCAGCCAAGCCTTGAGAAATGTCTTGTAAACACAGatctgccccagcccaggccgaCTCCGATCTGACCGCCCCTGGGGCTGCTCGAGCAGGAGTGTCTGCGACCCAACCGGCGGGGGGCGCCAGAGACCCCGGGTGGGACTTCGGCATGACTTTGTAGGGCACGCAGAGGTCCTGCAGGGATTGTGGGCCTCTGGAAGGGTCtaatgaggagggagaggaagggtattttttaaaaggtattaggGGAAATATTACGTTTGAACTAAAGGtatcaaataaaatgttttaacatCCCTACTTAACAATGTGATTTGATGGGCTAAATGGCCAGGAAAAGCCTCATCGGAGAGGTGTCATTAAAATAATGACCAGCAGGAAGTGAGGGTGCCCAACAGCGAACCAGGCCCAGAGCAGGCTCACACAGGAGCAGGAGAAATCCCTCCCTTTGTTATCAGCACCCACCTTACTTTCCTCCTCTTACTTTCTAACTCTTCCCTAGATGTTTCCAGAAGGCCCTcaattacttcttccttttctccaggGATGTCGAGGTCTTTTTTAGGTTTCTGCTTGGAAAATCCTTAAAGTGATCCACGTGGCTTTCCCCAGGATGGCTCAGGCCCTAACAGGGTTTTCTCACCTTTCTCTTTCAGCctggcaggtggaggggaggcaAGCCAGACCGTCCCACTGCCCAAGAGGTCCCCTGGCACGGCCGTAAGAACATAATCCTATTCCATTTGCTCCCCACCCTTgggaccccttccccccaatGCCGCGTCAGCCAACCCTGGGTTCCACTCCCTGGAGTGCTCCCAGTCTCCCATCCTTCCCGCGTGAGACTAGCACAGGTCTCCCGCCTGGAAGGGCAATATAGT
This Eptesicus fuscus isolate TK198812 chromosome 11, DD_ASM_mEF_20220401, whole genome shotgun sequence DNA region includes the following protein-coding sequences:
- the EFHD1 gene encoding EF-hand domain-containing protein D1, which translates into the protein MRVRKAAPPPRAPCGRLPPSNLRTDGRGVTRSRGGLWVIPGGAWLPRPPACPGPRAPPVGALRGEEKGTARTVVKLSRCRSSPDLRVPGLPRSGRGQRGQRWSEVRSLREPGAGRGPGTRRHLRPRARRAVPKPWRLLKASAPPCAPRPSPAVPPNRRSPPPGQSAAEPRACEKRDARPVPAPGPESPRPGYAAMSSEELARKLQRRLQREGAPDGCPEPASLAAAAPEPEPEPPAGTPAASADAELSAQLSRRLNINEGAARPRRCKVFNPYTEFPEFSRRLIKDLESKFKQYDAGRDGFIDLMELKLMMEKLGAPQTHLGLKSMIKEVDEDFDGKLSFREFLLIFHKAAAGELQEESGLMALAKLSEIDVALEGVKGAKNFFEAKVQALASASKFEAELKAEQDERKREEEKRRIRQAAFRELKATFST